The Helianthus annuus cultivar XRQ/B chromosome 16, HanXRQr2.0-SUNRISE, whole genome shotgun sequence genome includes a window with the following:
- the LOC110919265 gene encoding uncharacterized protein LOC110919265 codes for MLAKWWWRFKTEKEGLWRRTIWAIHHRSRAWNDIPVKISVAGPWKSIYSVRQSLLDASIDLYQDITAEEESVKKCSVADRCVLGSHGPSFSWAWARPVLGSDAENQLQMLSVMLQGFAVSAGNDVWKWRHEPDGKFSVSSIKKLLSTVNRINPKRVFEWNNWVPKKVGIVAWRAEMERLPTKCALARRSIPVQNNTCVFCGDYEKTCEHIFVSCQFVQTIWQNLAVWCGIPPIIAFGINDILTVHESSSGSRKIRKVIHAIVLVTFWSMWKSRNDAVFRQINPSATRNLDEIKSVAYLWVKSRAKVAALTWEDWSRFNLGILR; via the exons ATGTTGGCAAAGTGGTGGTGGCGGTTCAAAACAGAAAAAGAAGGGCTGTGGCGTCGTACTATATGGGCAATTCATCACAGGTCGAGGGCGTGGAATGATATCCCAGTCAAGATTTCGGTGGCGGGTCCATGGAAAAGTATCTATAGTGTACGGCAGTCACTACTGGATGCAAGCATTGATCTGTATCAAGACATTACAGCAGAG GAGGAATCGGTCAAAAAATGCTCTGTTGCGGATCGCTGTGTTCTCGGTAGTCATGGGCCTTCATTCAGCTGGGCCTGGGCTCGGCCTGTCCTCGGTTCAGATGCTGAAAACCAGCTGCAGATGTTATCAGTTATGCTTCAAGGTTTCGCCGTTTCAGCCGGTAATGATGTATGGAAATGGAGGCATGAGCCAGATGGTAAATTTTCTGTCTCGAGTATTAAAAAATTACTTAGCACAGTAAACCGGATCAATCCCAAACGGGTTTTTGAATGGAACAACTGGGTTCCAAAAAAGGTCGGAATCGTAGCTTGGAGAGCGGAGATGGAGAGACTGCCGACAAAGTGTGCTCTGGCTAGGCGAAGCATACCGGTTCAGAATAATACGTGCGTCTTCTGTGGAGATTATGAAAAGACATGTGAACATATATTTGTTTCTTGCCAATTCGTGCAAACAATATGGCAGAACCTGGCGGTTTGGTGTGGGATCCCACCGATCATTGCGTTTGGGATTAATGATATACTTACTGTACATGAATCAAGTTCGGGTTCAAGAAAGATAAGGAAAGTAATACATGCTATAGTTTTGGTGACTTTTTGGAGTATGTGGAAATCAAGAAATGATGCCGTTTTTAGACAAATTAATCCAAGCGCGACAAGGAATCTGGACGAGATTAAATCGGTGGCGTATCTATGGGTTAAAAGTAGAGCAAAAGTGGCGGCACTAACGTGGGAGGATTGGAGTCGTTTTAATTTAGGCATTTTGAGATAA